The genomic interval ttcatcttctttctccCAAAAGCTTTAGACATGGACGATTCGGCTCCGCCATCCCCACCAGAGCTTCATCTTCACACTCTCAGACCCCTCAAAGTACTCGGAAAAGGAGCCATGGGAACCGTCTTCCTCGTCCACGACCGCCTTTCCGATGACCCTGCTCATTTCCCCTTCGCTCTCAAAGTCGTCGATAAATCCTCTTTCCTCTCCAAACTCGACGCCGAGCGCCGAGCTCGTTGGGAGATTCAGGTTCTTTCTCGCATGTCCTTCCCTAAACCTCATCCCTTTCTTCCCCACATTATCGGTTCCTTCGAATCAGATGAGTTTTTGGGCTGGGCCGTTCCCTACTGTCCCGGCGGCGACCTTAATGTCTTGCGTTACCGTCAATTAGATCGGGTTTTCTCGCCGGCAGTCATTCGGTTTTATTTGGCTGAGATCGTCTGTGCGCTCGACCATCTTCATGGCATGGGCATCGTCTACCGAGATTTGAAGCCGGAGAATGTGCTGATTCAACAATCGGGTCACGTCACTCTCACGGATTTTGATTTGTCGCGTAGTTTGACACGCAGGACAGTAAAAGACGTCGTCTCTCTTGAAAATTCCGGCCACGAGAAGCCGCCGATTTCCGTCCGCCAAAAACACAGGCGGAATTTGACGCGATGGATCATGGCGACTTCCAATGTTAAAAACGGATTAAAAAAGACTAAATCGGCTCGGGTTAGTCCTGTGAATCGCCGGAAGCCGAGTTTCACCAATGGCGAGCGGTCGAATTCGTTTGTCGGAACGGAAGAGTACGTCTCGCCGGAGGTTGTTCGAGGCGACGGTCATGAATTCGCCGTCGACTGGTGGGCTCTGGGGATTCTCACGTACGAGATGCTTTATGGGACGACGCCGTTTAAGGGGAAGAACAGGAAAGAGACGTTTCgaaacgttctggtcaaagctcCGGAGTTGATTGGAAAGCGTTCGGATTTAACGGATTTGATCGAACGGTTGCTGGTAAAGGACCCCACCAAGCGGTTGGGGTACGTACGGGGCGCGTGCGAGATCAAAGAGCATCCGTTTTTTAACGGCGTTAAGTGGGACCTATTAACGGAAGTCACACGACCGCCATTTTTACCTCCTCGTGAAGAAACGGAATGGACGGAGAATTTAACGCTCGGTTGTGTGAGTATAACGGAATACTTTCACAGACAGAGATCGCCACCTTCGTATCCACCGTCGCCGTCGTCAACAACTCCATCGACCTCCTTCAGTTGGCACAATAATGTGTCTTTGACGGAGTTCTAACCCACGTGCGGGATTGCACGTGTAAGAATTCGATATTATTTGGCCTCGTTGTGTAATTTTAATGTACATAAATGGAATAACCCGCCAGTAGGTAATGTGAGAAACGGTGTTAGTGAAAATTGACAAAATTTAATGCGTTGTTAAGGTAATATAATAATAGGCAGAATTAGTACTGTAAAGTCGGGATTAATTGGTAACAAAATCAAGAAATGCCTTTGTAATTGAATGAAATATCACGCGCCGGGGAGGCGCGTGTTTCCCCCTCCGAATTTTAATTTCCTCATTTTTATAGTTTATGCCTTTCCTTCCCTATGAAAGGGGAGAGGGAATCAAATTCCTTGGcgtttcttttaattcatccAAGCAAGAATTGTTCTTGTTTTCTTCAATATTAATTTCgtaataaaaaaatcttttttttttttttttcaaaattatacttttgttct from Benincasa hispida cultivar B227 chromosome 10, ASM972705v1, whole genome shotgun sequence carries:
- the LOC120087915 gene encoding serine/threonine-protein kinase UCNL, which encodes MDDSAPPSPPELHLHTLRPLKVLGKGAMGTVFLVHDRLSDDPAHFPFALKVVDKSSFLSKLDAERRARWEIQVLSRMSFPKPHPFLPHIIGSFESDEFLGWAVPYCPGGDLNVLRYRQLDRVFSPAVIRFYLAEIVCALDHLHGMGIVYRDLKPENVLIQQSGHVTLTDFDLSRSLTRRTVKDVVSLENSGHEKPPISVRQKHRRNLTRWIMATSNVKNGLKKTKSARVSPVNRRKPSFTNGERSNSFVGTEEYVSPEVVRGDGHEFAVDWWALGILTYEMLYGTTPFKGKNRKETFRNVLVKAPELIGKRSDLTDLIERLLVKDPTKRLGYVRGACEIKEHPFFNGVKWDLLTEVTRPPFLPPREETEWTENLTLGCVSITEYFHRQRSPPSYPPSPSSTTPSTSFSWHNNVSLTEF